Genomic DNA from Cloeon dipterum chromosome 3, ieCloDipt1.1, whole genome shotgun sequence:
CCTCAACCTGCTCCTCCGGGATCAACGGTATTGGAAGAGGAAGGTGGAGAAGCACCCATGGACATCAGCAAGGATGAAGATCTATCTCACCCAGGAGGTTAGTAACAAATAGTAAAATGTCAAATCAAAACTATATTTATGCTTTTTCTTGAACAAGGAGATAGTCAGCCATGGAATAATGGCAACAACTGGCAGCAACCCTGGAATAGGCAGGGTTATTGGTCCAAGAATGAAGGACGCTTTCCACCCTCTGGTCATGACTTAAACAGAGGTGAATACTATAGTAGTTGTTATGACATTCCAGGTACTTTAGATAGTGTCAGGGACTTGTTATTCTGAAACGTAAACAAAGGAAAATCCACAGGTTACAACAGTCACGGCTTTGATGGGATGCCGGGTGGTCCAGGACAACATCAAATGGCTCCATTCATCAGGCCAAGGCATCAATGGGAAGGCAAGAACATGAAGATTGACCGGCGTTTCCAGAATGCTGCGCAAAACGCACCTACAGTGGTACCAGAAGAAGAACCAGCGCCTGTGATAGGTATGCTAGACTTTAATATCTATATAGCAACGTGAAAAATAGTCCCACTACTAGGGGATTATACTAAGCAACAcaacatttttgagaaattaattaatttggaatattCTAGAAATTTCTGGAACATTATCCAGCCTGTGCGAAAAtattaagaggaaaatttatttatagtagAAGACATTCTAAGCAGCACAaccttttaaagaaataatatatttgaattcGAAAAAACCATGagtatttccaattttttatttgaacaaattgcgggaagataatttttaaaattaatatattatatatgaatttatacattttctaATTCTGATGCAATCGcaatatgaaaacaaaatcaataaactaACCAAAGCATACAATTTGAGTAGTGCGCCTCTTCAACTTACTGAAatagttgttgttgttatttccCAAAGATCATATCAACCAGACttaaattccatcaaatttgataAACAACAAggtatcattaaaaaatgattttggagCTAGTTATAGTTGTTGCACATGCAGAACCTGAGGAATAGATCAATGTGCTTAATTTAAAGTCTGAAAGCTCTTAGagtaaacttaaaaatgaacaCATAACTTGGTTGCTGGCAGATGCGGCCAAGAGGAGAACTTTGCCTTCATGGATTAGGGAAGGTTTGGAGAAAATGGAAAGAGAGAAGCagaagagagaagagaagGAGAAGGTGGAGCAAGAGCGGGAAGAAGCCAAGCGGCAGAGACTCAAGGAGGAACAGCAAGCGCTTCTGGAGCTGGAGGCTGAGAAGACCGGCATCCCTGTTAAGAGCAAATTTGTATATGTTTATTCTGCTTTACGGAATTCTCCACATAAAATTTACACTCCTATAGGAATCTGACTCTGAAGAAGATGATggtgaagaagaagaagaggaagaggaGCTAAAGCCTGTCACTCTTCCAGAACAGACGCCCAGACCGAGACGCCGTTTCCATGATGGCCCTGTAGAACCTGAAACAAAATCTCCATGGGCTGAAAAGCCTATGCTGAGTTACGCGGAATTAGTAAGTCCTGGAGCAACTAAACGCACTTCCAACCTTCTCACTTGTAACTTCACAGATGTTGAGTGTGAGAAGGACAATGACGGAATTGCTTGCAGAAGTGACTAACAGTGAGATTGAAACACTGGGTGAAGAAGCTTTGAGAAAAGCTTTGACAAAAGGTAGAACTGAAACCATTCCAAGGAGCAGGGATACTTTGCACATTTTGATGAAGTGTTTTCCCGGAGCTCATTTCAAGCGAAATTCAGAAATAAACTCCCCACTTCAGTGTCCAGGTCTAAACCAGTCGCACCACTTTTGTGCTGAAATCCCCTGTTTTATGCTAATTGCAACACTGCGATTCTCTTTCCCTATTCATAACAGTTTGTATGCAAAAAGCTTCAGCAAAACGTCAGCCAGCAAAGAACAACGTGGCTTTAGCCCCAAGCAAAACTAGCCTGGGTGAGTATCTTTATTTCAATCCATTGCAAGTCGAGCGGTCAAAGGAATTCTAGAGATTAGCGTTAATTGATAGTCGCGCCTTCCTGATTATTGTATTTAACGCTCTTGATGTCCATCCTTGAATGCGTTGGAGTGTTGTTAATGAATGAATGCTTTAgctcatttcttttttctatcttctctttattttctctctattTTCTCTCTAAATCGCTAAGTATGAATGCAAGGATCTTCATTTTCAATGAGACGTTACTCTATGCATAGCCTGTTTGGCTCTTTCCCTGCAGGTCTTGCCATATATGGCTCTGAATCGGAAGGCTCCAGCTCCGAGTCGGATACTGAAGATCCTCGAAACTCCTCAAAAAGTCGAACAAACCTAAGGCAAGACTCCGACAACGACTCGGATGAAGACATCAAGGTAAGACGATCAAACATTGGAACAGCCCTTCCATTTTTGTCATCTTGGCATCTGATTAAATTTGACCAATAAGGCCTAATGGTCTCAGCCAGCTGGCCAAATTTGTATCACATGGTAGGCCGCCAGACGCAGTGACTTTGGCTAAGTTACACTGgtcaaaaagtcaaaaatcaaatagtgccagagaaaaattggtttaaaaataggttATAATTTTGTCAGCCTCTGCTAAAATGCTAAGTCACCATTTTACTTAAACTGAGCAGCCAGCCACCGCCGCTAAGTTGCGAGGCTGAGAACTCTTTATTATtcataacaatttgaaataaaaatgaatgtttttaatttgaaggaaaCCATCCGCAAGAAACAGCAAGAATTTGTCGTCAAGGAGAGGGAGATAGCAGCCATCGTCGCCGAAGCCAAGGAGAGAGAGCAAAAGGCAGCGTTGAATAGTGTTAAATCAGGTGCTGAGTCTGTTGAGAGTGTGAAGGACTCTACGGATATTGGCCAGCCACAGAGACAGGTAGAGAGCATTAAGGAGCATTCAAATGCCGGTAAGTGTCGTCTTTGATGTTGACTTTCACCTCGCCAACAAGGAGAATTCAGCACCTGGTGCCAACAATTGTACCCAAGGGTTGTTTTTAGTTTGAGTTACTCTGTTTCAGATGAGGGGAAGAATGGGAAAAGTGCCAAGATTGACAAGACTGAGAGAAAACAGCGGTCTCGTTCGAGGTCCTCCAGCGCATCCTCTAGCAGCAGCCACAGCTCCCATAGCTCCCGccaaaagaaaaggaaaaaggagaAGCGCGATCAAGTCAGAGTCCGAGATAGGAAAAAAGATAGAAAGAGACGAAGGAGCTCCTCTGGCAGCCGAAGGAGCAAATCTCCCAGGCACCGGAGTAAGTCTCCTAAGAGGAGGAACTCTCCGAGAGATCGTAAAAGAAGGGGCAGTCGTGACAGGTCGAGAACTAGAAGAAGGCGGTCCCGATCCTCCGACAGCTACCGGAAGACACGACGCAGGAGCAGATCCAGGTCGGATTCTTCAAGGAGGCGACGGAGGCGGAGGAGCACTTCTTCTAGTTCTAGCTCATCTGACAGAAGGAGTAGGAAaaggagataatttttttcatcggGATTTTTGCTCCTTGGGCGCGTTTTAATTGCACCTAAAAAGTGTAGCGTTTCAATTATAGtcgtgaatatattttaatagtattcaCCACTCCTTAATAAATATGGGCCCCTGACAGTTGAACTAAGAGATTAAGATTAGCATAGCCTTGTCATAGAAGACATGAGCCAGCACTTTTCATTATCTTTCTCGTTAAAAAGAACCTTTTACAGTCATTTCTGCAATTCATTGCTTCTCCTTATATGAAGATTTCTTTTGCAGGCTTAATAAAAATCCACTCCAATGTAAAACATGAATTTCATTTACTCGATATTTTCCTTCTAGTATTATTGATAGACTAGGTcatgtaaatgaaaaatgtcgggaggaaataattaaataaaatggaaatttccattGATCTCTGTAAACTCGGCTTGCTGTCTTTGGTACCAAGAATAGGTTTTTCCTGATCATTTTGCTGCAGTTTATCTTGCATGACTCGCAATACCTTTGAGATCTCATCATGTTGGCTGCCATGCTTGCGAAGTTGAGCAGTAGTGGGTAGCGAGGAGTGGGAGTTGGCTGGCTGAAGGCGACTTGAAGCCGAATGTTGATTTCTGCAGCTGTAGGTTCTTCAGAAGGAGAAAGTTAGCCTTCTCAATAACTCGTATAATTATCGCGAGTAGTTTCTCTGCAACTGCATCCGATTGCTTTGATGTCGCACACTTGAAATCGAACGAAGCAATGGCCCCTGCTCTGAGCAAATACCTCACTTCGAGGACCGTAGTAAATGCAGGTTCATTGTCGGTCCTCTTGTGGCTGGCTTACATTAGCAGAAAGGCGAGAAAATCCAggtaaagcaatttttatttagcaacttattattattactacaTATTTACATTGTGACATTTCGCACAATTCCGTAAAACCAGTTTGCTCACACATCGATAACAAGATCCTGTTCATTTCTCGCTCGCGTCCCTGTACAAAAAGCTCCTTTTTACGATGGGAACGCTGAACGACGTTTTTTATGCTGTTTGTCGTCTCAAAGAGCTgactcatttttcattttgctattCA
This window encodes:
- the LOC135939336 gene encoding arginine/serine-rich protein PNISR-like isoform X3 gives rise to the protein MWPAKGDPGFRGVGNAPMPQQWALNPAAYQNMSNEQVDWARLAQQWIMMKDSIPMAPPPPHLSIPQPAPPGSTVLEEEGGEAPMDISKDEDLSHPGGDSQPWNNGNNWQQPWNRQGYWSKNEGRFPPSGHDLNRGKSTGYNSHGFDGMPGGPGQHQMAPFIRPRHQWEGKNMKIDRRFQNAAQNAPTVVPEEEPAPVIDAAKRRTLPSWIREGLEKMEREKQKREEKEKVEQEREEAKRQRLKEEQQALLELEAEKTGIPVKSKFESDSEEDDGEEEEEEEELKPVTLPEQTPRPRRRFHDGPVEPETKSPWAEKPMLSYAELMLSVRRTMTELLAEVTNSEIETLGEEALRKALTKASAKRQPAKNNVALAPSKTSLGLAIYGSESEGSSSESDTEDPRNSSKSRTNLRQDSDNDSDEDIKETIRKKQQEFVVKEREIAAIVAEAKEREQKAALNSVKSGAESVESVKDSTDIGQPQRQVESIKEHSNADEGKNGKSAKIDKTERKQRSRSRSSSASSSSSHSSHSSRQKKRKKEKRDQVRVRDRKKDRKRRRSSSGSRRSKSPRHRSKSPKRRNSPRDRKRRGSRDRSRTRRRRSRSSDSYRKTRRRSRSRSDSSRRRRRRRSTSSSSSSSDRRSRKRR
- the LOC135939336 gene encoding arginine/serine-rich protein PNISR-like isoform X2, yielding MWPAKGDPGFRGVGNAPMPQQWALNPAAYQNMSNEQVDWARLAQQWIMMKDSIPMAPPPPHLSIPQPAPPGSTVLEEEGGEAPMDISKDEDLSHPGGDSQPWNNGNNWQQPWNRQGYWSKNEGRFPPSGHDLNRGEYYSSCYDIPGYNSHGFDGMPGGPGQHQMAPFIRPRHQWEGKNMKIDRRFQNAAQNAPTVVPEEEPAPVIDAAKRRTLPSWIREGLEKMEREKQKREEKEKVEQEREEAKRQRLKEEQQALLELEAEKTGIPVKSKFESDSEEDDGEEEEEEEELKPVTLPEQTPRPRRRFHDGPVEPETKSPWAEKPMLSYAELMLSVRRTMTELLAEVTNSEIETLGEEALRKALTKASAKRQPAKNNVALAPSKTSLGLAIYGSESEGSSSESDTEDPRNSSKSRTNLRQDSDNDSDEDIKETIRKKQQEFVVKEREIAAIVAEAKEREQKAALNSVKSGAESVESVKDSTDIGQPQRQVESIKEHSNADEGKNGKSAKIDKTERKQRSRSRSSSASSSSSHSSHSSRQKKRKKEKRDQVRVRDRKKDRKRRRSSSGSRRSKSPRHRSKSPKRRNSPRDRKRRGSRDRSRTRRRRSRSSDSYRKTRRRSRSRSDSSRRRRRRRSTSSSSSSSDRRSRKRR
- the LOC135939336 gene encoding arginine/serine-rich protein PNISR-like isoform X1, with product MWPAKGDPGFRGVGNAPMPQQWALNPAAYQNMSNEQVDWARLAQQWIMMKDSIPMAPPPPHLSIPQPAPPGSTVLEEEGGEAPMDISKDEDLSHPGGDSQPWNNGNNWQQPWNRQGYWSKNEGRFPPSGHDLNRGEYYSSCYDIPGKSTGYNSHGFDGMPGGPGQHQMAPFIRPRHQWEGKNMKIDRRFQNAAQNAPTVVPEEEPAPVIDAAKRRTLPSWIREGLEKMEREKQKREEKEKVEQEREEAKRQRLKEEQQALLELEAEKTGIPVKSKFESDSEEDDGEEEEEEEELKPVTLPEQTPRPRRRFHDGPVEPETKSPWAEKPMLSYAELMLSVRRTMTELLAEVTNSEIETLGEEALRKALTKASAKRQPAKNNVALAPSKTSLGLAIYGSESEGSSSESDTEDPRNSSKSRTNLRQDSDNDSDEDIKETIRKKQQEFVVKEREIAAIVAEAKEREQKAALNSVKSGAESVESVKDSTDIGQPQRQVESIKEHSNADEGKNGKSAKIDKTERKQRSRSRSSSASSSSSHSSHSSRQKKRKKEKRDQVRVRDRKKDRKRRRSSSGSRRSKSPRHRSKSPKRRNSPRDRKRRGSRDRSRTRRRRSRSSDSYRKTRRRSRSRSDSSRRRRRRRSTSSSSSSSDRRSRKRR
- the LOC135939336 gene encoding arginine/serine-rich protein PNISR-like isoform X5; amino-acid sequence: MWPAKGDPGFRGVGNAPMPQQWALNPAAYQNMSNEQVDWARLAQQWIMMKDSIPMAPPPPHLSIPQPAPPGSTVLEEEGGEAPMDISKDEDLSHPGGDSQPWNNGNNWQQPWNRQGYWSKNEGRFPPSGYNSHGFDGMPGGPGQHQMAPFIRPRHQWEGKNMKIDRRFQNAAQNAPTVVPEEEPAPVIDAAKRRTLPSWIREGLEKMEREKQKREEKEKVEQEREEAKRQRLKEEQQALLELEAEKTGIPVKSKFESDSEEDDGEEEEEEEELKPVTLPEQTPRPRRRFHDGPVEPETKSPWAEKPMLSYAELMLSVRRTMTELLAEVTNSEIETLGEEALRKALTKASAKRQPAKNNVALAPSKTSLGLAIYGSESEGSSSESDTEDPRNSSKSRTNLRQDSDNDSDEDIKETIRKKQQEFVVKEREIAAIVAEAKEREQKAALNSVKSGAESVESVKDSTDIGQPQRQVESIKEHSNADEGKNGKSAKIDKTERKQRSRSRSSSASSSSSHSSHSSRQKKRKKEKRDQVRVRDRKKDRKRRRSSSGSRRSKSPRHRSKSPKRRNSPRDRKRRGSRDRSRTRRRRSRSSDSYRKTRRRSRSRSDSSRRRRRRRSTSSSSSSSDRRSRKRR
- the LOC135939336 gene encoding arginine/serine-rich protein PNISR-like isoform X4; amino-acid sequence: MWPAKGDPGFRGVGNAPMPQQWALNPAAYQNMSNEQVDWARLAQQWIMMKDSIPMAPPPPHLSIPQPAPPGSTVLEEEGGEAPMDISKDEDLSHPGGDSQPWNNGNNWQQPWNRQGYWSKNEGRFPPSGHDLNRGYNSHGFDGMPGGPGQHQMAPFIRPRHQWEGKNMKIDRRFQNAAQNAPTVVPEEEPAPVIDAAKRRTLPSWIREGLEKMEREKQKREEKEKVEQEREEAKRQRLKEEQQALLELEAEKTGIPVKSKFESDSEEDDGEEEEEEEELKPVTLPEQTPRPRRRFHDGPVEPETKSPWAEKPMLSYAELMLSVRRTMTELLAEVTNSEIETLGEEALRKALTKASAKRQPAKNNVALAPSKTSLGLAIYGSESEGSSSESDTEDPRNSSKSRTNLRQDSDNDSDEDIKETIRKKQQEFVVKEREIAAIVAEAKEREQKAALNSVKSGAESVESVKDSTDIGQPQRQVESIKEHSNADEGKNGKSAKIDKTERKQRSRSRSSSASSSSSHSSHSSRQKKRKKEKRDQVRVRDRKKDRKRRRSSSGSRRSKSPRHRSKSPKRRNSPRDRKRRGSRDRSRTRRRRSRSSDSYRKTRRRSRSRSDSSRRRRRRRSTSSSSSSSDRRSRKRR